A single genomic interval of Clostridium facile harbors:
- a CDS encoding replication-associated recombination protein A, producing MPLADKIRPTSIDQVVGQTHLLGEGRPLRKIITSNQIPNMIFYGPSGVGKTTVARMIAENAGKRLHKLNGTTASLADIKQVVEELDTIMGQNGIILYLDEIQYLNKKQQQSLLEYIENGRITLIASTTENPYFYIYNAILSRSTVFEFKPISPEEMEPAVMRGFHLLAEEQQVELELEPGVAEHISRGCGGDVRKALNTVEICVLTADLKDGKKTVSLELAKELTQKSAMRYDRAGDEHYDLLSALQKSIRGSDENAALHYLARLLEAGDLLSPCRRLLVVASEDIGMAYPQAIAIVKACVDAAVQLGLPEARIPLAEAVVLLATAPKSNSSYMGINRAMADVRAGKGGTFPRCLQNMHYDGEGNEIKGQNYHYPHDYPHHYLPQQYMPDDLVGTVYYEYGPNKTEQAAKQYWEHIKKGD from the coding sequence ATGCCGTTGGCTGATAAAATCCGCCCCACTTCCATTGACCAGGTAGTAGGGCAGACCCATTTACTAGGGGAAGGCCGCCCGCTGCGGAAGATTATTACTTCCAACCAGATTCCCAACATGATTTTTTATGGGCCTTCTGGGGTGGGGAAAACCACAGTAGCCCGTATGATTGCAGAAAACGCTGGCAAACGCCTGCATAAACTCAACGGGACCACCGCCTCTTTGGCAGACATCAAGCAGGTGGTGGAGGAATTGGATACCATCATGGGGCAGAACGGGATTATCCTGTATCTGGACGAGATCCAATACCTGAACAAAAAGCAGCAGCAAAGCCTGTTGGAATATATCGAGAACGGCCGGATTACCCTGATTGCCTCCACAACGGAGAACCCCTATTTTTATATTTACAACGCGATTTTAAGCCGTTCCACTGTGTTTGAGTTTAAGCCAATTTCCCCTGAGGAGATGGAGCCCGCTGTGATGCGGGGGTTCCATCTCCTTGCGGAGGAACAGCAGGTGGAGCTGGAACTGGAGCCTGGTGTGGCGGAACATATTTCCCGTGGTTGTGGCGGGGATGTCCGGAAAGCCTTAAATACGGTGGAAATCTGTGTGCTCACTGCTGACTTGAAAGACGGCAAAAAAACCGTTAGCCTGGAACTTGCCAAGGAGCTGACCCAGAAAAGTGCCATGCGGTACGACAGGGCAGGGGATGAGCATTATGATTTGCTTTCCGCCCTGCAAAAGTCCATCCGGGGCAGCGATGAAAATGCGGCGCTCCATTATTTGGCAAGGCTGCTGGAAGCGGGCGACCTGCTTTCTCCCTGTAGGCGGCTTCTGGTAGTAGCCTCAGAAGATATTGGGATGGCATATCCCCAGGCGATTGCCATTGTAAAGGCGTGTGTGGACGCTGCGGTCCAGTTGGGGCTGCCGGAGGCCAGAATCCCTTTAGCGGAAGCGGTGGTGTTGCTAGCAACTGCTCCTAAATCCAATAGTTCTTATATGGGCATCAACCGTGCCATGGCAGATGTTCGGGCAGGAAAAGGGGGGACCTTCCCTAGGTGTTTGCAGAATATGCACTACGATGGGGAGGGAAATGAGATAAAAGGGCAGAACTACCATTATCCTCATGATTATCCCCACCACTATCTTCCACAGCAGTATATGCCAGACGATTTGGTTGGTACTGTATACTATGAGTATGGTCCCAACAAAACCGAACAGGCTGCGAAACAATACTGGGAACATATCAAGAAAGGGGACTAA
- a CDS encoding phenylpyruvate tautomerase MIF-related protein produces the protein MPYIHTKVSNEISPEQEKSLKTQLGEAISLLPGKSEQWLMLDFEQQCHMYFQGNQNNPCAMVEVKVFGGFTGEQYEALTEKISQIFHQVLGIQPSRIYVTYSEFEHWGWNGSNF, from the coding sequence ATGCCATATATCCACACAAAAGTAAGCAATGAAATTTCACCCGAACAGGAAAAAAGTTTAAAAACACAGCTAGGCGAAGCGATTTCCCTGCTGCCTGGAAAGTCGGAACAGTGGCTGATGCTGGATTTTGAACAGCAGTGCCATATGTATTTCCAAGGCAATCAAAATAACCCTTGCGCTATGGTGGAAGTGAAGGTGTTTGGCGGCTTCACTGGGGAGCAGTATGAAGCACTAACCGAAAAAATTAGCCAGATTTTCCATCAGGTGCTTGGTATCCAGCCATCCCGCATTTATGTTACCTACTCTGAATTTGAGCATTGGGGCTGGAACGGGTCTAATTTTTAA
- a CDS encoding DUF2304 domain-containing protein, protein MSLALQIVLLVLVVIFLLAIIHLLRKGKLSLKYSLIWIFSSIILLIMIIFPQLSIQVSKWIGVEVPSNFIFMLEGIFVLVILISLTLIVSNQTSRLTRLTQAVAILERRIRDLEEKNAGSEQKKEQDDPNHLESH, encoded by the coding sequence ATGTCACTTGCATTACAAATCGTGTTATTGGTTTTGGTTGTCATTTTTCTGCTTGCCATTATTCACCTATTACGGAAAGGAAAACTCTCTTTAAAATACTCTTTAATCTGGATTTTCTCCAGCATTATCCTGTTAATTATGATTATCTTCCCGCAACTTTCCATTCAGGTATCCAAATGGATTGGTGTGGAAGTCCCTTCTAACTTTATCTTTATGCTGGAAGGTATTTTTGTTCTAGTTATTTTAATTTCACTCACCTTGATTGTGTCCAACCAGACAAGCCGTTTAACCCGCTTAACCCAAGCTGTCGCCATTTTGGAGCGCCGCATCCGGGACTTAGAAGAAAAAAACGCTGGTTCTGAGCAAAAAAAAGAACAGGATGATCCTAATCATTTAGAATCACACTAA
- a CDS encoding arsenate reductase family protein produces the protein MNIQIFGKKKCFDTKKAERYFKERNIRYQLIDLPKIGMSKGEYRRVRQAIGSLDALIDPNSKEYERCFMAYQAYESDKEERLLENPGMFRTPIVCNGKQATVGYCPDIWKTWE, from the coding sequence ATGAATATTCAAATATTTGGAAAGAAGAAATGTTTTGATACGAAAAAAGCGGAGCGGTATTTTAAGGAAAGGAACATCCGATATCAGCTGATTGACCTGCCGAAAATCGGTATGAGCAAAGGGGAATACCGCAGGGTGAGACAGGCTATAGGCAGTTTGGACGCTTTGATTGACCCAAATTCCAAAGAATATGAGCGTTGTTTTATGGCGTATCAGGCATATGAGAGCGATAAGGAAGAACGGCTGCTGGAGAATCCAGGAATGTTCCGCACACCAATTGTCTGCAACGGCAAACAGGCAACCGTAGGATACTGCCCCGATATCTGGAAAACCTGGGAATAG
- a CDS encoding DUF2142 domain-containing protein, with product MLKEKQNLGSTILRFIQKNLMWLGAIFFVFVIAFYVRQTITSTTPLRHNIEIAFFIYLILSFIAICVCIQKTKKLHILFLVFAIILSIGYLIVIPLGMVPDEFAHYLRSFEIAQGDFLTPVLGEGTAGNYFPNHILGYNQTNVTYQEAFSHWGEQLDYGNMVTYTAYSGAALYSPLCYIASSLGIFISHLFTDNAMVVFYAARIFNCIMGIALIYFAIKIIPYAKFAVFTIGLMPMFLHQSISASADVMTNAMAIFCVAFVLWLAQKEKVKKWHLAVFAVSLILLTMCKVIYILFILLALIIPNNRFQSKKGTVLYKVLLMFGAIFINLIWLGITTRYFGTTNEGVDIAGQISFVLTHPFNYIGTLLRTILDDFPSYLSNLTGSSMGWLIVPTSFWGYGVYQFILIIALFVVCNNKKIATFHKFIFAAIFFGTGLLTLSALYAQWNPVASLTIAGVQGRYFIPIVLCLACFAPQVRMWIKQKLPATGSSSVEESPLTEQNSEVIPYEQTKPWGLYLLIMFCNCMTLIDLINHYAG from the coding sequence ATGTTAAAAGAAAAACAAAACCTTGGGTCTACCATCCTCCGTTTTATCCAAAAAAATCTGATGTGGTTAGGCGCAATCTTTTTTGTATTTGTAATTGCTTTTTATGTTCGGCAAACAATTACCTCAACAACCCCTCTACGGCATAACATTGAAATTGCTTTTTTCATTTACCTTATCCTTAGCTTTATCGCAATTTGTGTTTGTATTCAAAAAACCAAAAAACTGCATATTCTCTTTTTGGTTTTTGCGATTATTCTAAGCATTGGTTACTTGATTGTCATTCCTTTAGGAATGGTTCCAGATGAGTTTGCCCATTATCTCCGTAGTTTTGAGATCGCACAAGGGGACTTTCTCACGCCAGTGTTAGGGGAAGGAACGGCTGGAAATTATTTTCCAAATCATATTCTAGGATATAACCAAACCAATGTTACCTATCAAGAAGCTTTTTCCCATTGGGGGGAACAGTTGGATTACGGCAATATGGTAACCTATACTGCATATTCTGGTGCTGCCCTTTACTCCCCTCTATGTTATATTGCAAGTAGCCTTGGAATCTTTATCTCCCACCTGTTTACCGATAATGCCATGGTTGTTTTTTATGCTGCCCGTATCTTTAACTGTATTATGGGGATTGCCTTAATTTATTTTGCGATTAAAATCATCCCATATGCGAAATTTGCAGTATTTACTATTGGGTTAATGCCGATGTTTTTACATCAATCCATTTCTGCTTCCGCTGACGTGATGACAAATGCCATGGCTATTTTCTGTGTTGCTTTTGTGTTATGGTTAGCACAAAAAGAAAAAGTTAAAAAATGGCATCTTGCTGTTTTTGCAGTTTCCCTCATCCTACTTACCATGTGTAAAGTTATCTATATCTTGTTTATTTTATTGGCGCTAATAATCCCAAACAACCGGTTCCAATCCAAAAAAGGCACTGTGCTGTATAAAGTTTTATTGATGTTTGGTGCCATTTTCATCAATTTGATCTGGTTAGGAATCACCACACGTTATTTTGGAACAACAAACGAAGGTGTGGATATTGCTGGACAAATCTCATTTGTATTAACCCATCCATTCAACTATATTGGAACTCTGCTCAGGACAATTCTTGATGATTTTCCAAGTTATCTTTCCAATTTAACAGGTTCTTCTATGGGATGGCTAATCGTTCCAACCAGTTTCTGGGGATATGGCGTTTACCAGTTTATTTTGATCATTGCGCTATTTGTAGTGTGCAATAATAAAAAGATAGCCACATTCCATAAATTTATCTTCGCAGCGATTTTCTTTGGCACAGGATTATTAACCTTATCCGCATTATACGCCCAATGGAATCCAGTTGCAAGCTTAACAATCGCTGGTGTACAAGGCCGTTATTTTATTCCTATTGTGTTGTGCCTTGCTTGCTTTGCACCGCAAGTACGTATGTGGATCAAACAAAAATTACCTGCGACAGGATCTTCTTCTGTTGAGGAATCCCCTTTAACAGAACAGAATTCTGAAGTAATACCATACGAACAAACAAAGCCATGGGGGTTGTATTTATTAATTATGTTCTGTAATTGTATGACCTTAATTGACTTAATCAACCATTATGCTGGATAA
- a CDS encoding aconitate hydratase: MGYTIAEKIIKAHLVNGEMVKGTQIGLKIDQTLTQDATGTMAYLQLEALGVDQVKTERSVAYIDHNTLQSGFMNADDHKYIGTVAKKHGIYFSRPGNGICHQVHLERFGKPGKTLIGSDSHTPTCGGIGMFACGAGGFDVAVAMAGGAYHINMPKMVRINLVGQLKPWVSAKDIILKVLQMLTVKGGVGKVIEYGGEGVKHLSVPERATITNMGAELGATTSIFPSDETTKAFLKAQGREEDWVELKADDDAEYDEVYEIKLDELVPMVACPHSPDNVKTVAEEGQIKIDQVCIGSCTNSSLTDMMKVAAILKGKKVHPDVSLAIAPGSKQVLTMMAQMGILTDLIDAGARILESACGPCIGMGQSPKSAGVSLRTFNRNFLGRSGTADAQVYLLSPETAAYSALKGYLADPTELGDMPNFQVPEHFIINDNMIELPAAPEEADNVEVVKGPNIKPFPVASPLEQTIKAPAVLKVEDNITTDHIMPAGSKILPYRSNIPYLSQFCFEVCDPAFPERAKHAGSGIIVGGSNYGQGSSREHAALVPLYLGIKAVVTKSFARIHEANLINTGILPLTFADPADYDKIEQGDILELPNIKDAIANGTPITLVDKTKGISIPVNCNLDGRNREIILDGGLLNYLRSKM, encoded by the coding sequence ATGGGATACACAATAGCCGAGAAAATTATTAAAGCACATCTTGTTAACGGCGAAATGGTAAAAGGTACCCAGATTGGTCTAAAAATTGACCAGACCTTAACCCAGGACGCAACCGGCACAATGGCTTACCTGCAACTGGAAGCTTTGGGCGTTGACCAAGTAAAAACAGAGCGCAGTGTCGCTTATATTGACCATAACACATTACAGTCCGGTTTTATGAATGCGGACGACCACAAATATATTGGAACCGTTGCGAAAAAGCATGGTATTTATTTCTCCCGTCCTGGCAACGGCATCTGCCACCAGGTACATCTGGAACGCTTCGGCAAACCAGGCAAAACTTTAATTGGTTCTGACAGCCATACCCCAACCTGCGGCGGTATTGGTATGTTCGCCTGCGGCGCCGGCGGTTTTGACGTAGCAGTTGCCATGGCAGGGGGCGCTTACCATATCAATATGCCAAAAATGGTACGTATCAACCTGGTTGGCCAGTTAAAACCTTGGGTTTCCGCCAAAGATATCATCTTAAAAGTGCTGCAAATGCTCACTGTAAAAGGCGGCGTTGGCAAGGTAATCGAATATGGCGGAGAAGGTGTAAAACACCTGTCTGTTCCAGAACGTGCTACCATCACTAACATGGGTGCTGAATTGGGCGCGACTACTTCTATCTTCCCATCCGACGAAACCACAAAAGCTTTCTTAAAAGCACAAGGCCGTGAAGAGGACTGGGTAGAATTAAAAGCGGATGACGACGCAGAATACGACGAAGTATACGAAATCAAACTGGACGAACTGGTACCAATGGTTGCTTGTCCACATAGCCCTGACAACGTAAAAACCGTTGCGGAAGAAGGCCAAATTAAAATTGACCAGGTATGTATTGGTTCCTGTACCAACTCTTCTTTAACAGATATGATGAAAGTCGCAGCCATCTTAAAAGGCAAAAAAGTACATCCAGATGTTAGCCTGGCAATCGCTCCAGGTTCCAAACAGGTTCTGACTATGATGGCGCAAATGGGTATTTTAACCGATTTAATCGACGCTGGCGCCCGTATCTTGGAAAGTGCTTGCGGTCCATGTATTGGTATGGGGCAATCCCCAAAATCCGCCGGTGTATCCCTGCGGACATTCAACCGTAACTTCCTGGGCAGAAGCGGGACAGCGGACGCTCAAGTTTATCTGTTAAGCCCAGAAACAGCGGCTTATTCCGCACTGAAAGGCTACCTGGCTGACCCAACCGAATTGGGCGACATGCCAAACTTCCAGGTTCCAGAACACTTCATTATCAACGACAATATGATTGAACTGCCAGCCGCTCCAGAAGAAGCTGACAACGTGGAAGTAGTAAAAGGGCCAAACATCAAACCATTCCCAGTGGCTTCCCCATTGGAACAGACCATCAAAGCTCCAGCAGTATTAAAGGTAGAGGACAACATTACCACCGACCACATTATGCCTGCTGGTTCCAAAATCCTGCCATACCGTTCCAACATCCCATACCTGTCCCAGTTCTGCTTTGAAGTATGCGACCCTGCATTCCCAGAACGGGCAAAACATGCTGGAAGCGGTATCATCGTAGGCGGCTCCAACTATGGTCAAGGTTCCTCCCGTGAACACGCTGCCCTAGTTCCATTGTACTTGGGCATTAAAGCAGTTGTTACCAAGAGCTTTGCCCGTATCCATGAGGCAAACCTGATTAATACCGGTATCCTGCCACTGACATTCGCAGACCCAGCCGATTACGACAAAATCGAACAAGGGGATATCCTGGAATTGCCAAACATCAAAGACGCTATCGCAAACGGCACACCAATCACTTTGGTGGACAAAACAAAAGGCATTTCCATCCCTGTCAACTGCAACCTGGACGGCAGAAACAGAGAAATCATCCTGGATGGCGGTTTGTTAAACTATTTAAGATCAAAAATGTAA
- a CDS encoding MBL fold metallo-hydrolase: protein MKVYEIKSGNTNCYLIQMFRSGKWVLIDAGTADDKKFLEKIQQVTPLEQISLLVLTHGHYDHVGYAAELQQNYGVKILMHADDQKLVENGKMDFPPANNKIGKLIRWYHLRKRSKKIYPPFHPDIVINQQTKLEEFPELEFLPLPGHTMGSIGVVYGEILFAGDLMMNLFSPSPSWFAEDFELLAQSMDTVKNRKLSMIYPGHGKRFPLRALL, encoded by the coding sequence ATGAAAGTATATGAGATAAAATCGGGCAATACCAACTGTTACCTAATCCAAATGTTCCGGTCGGGGAAATGGGTGCTCATCGACGCCGGAACAGCGGACGATAAAAAATTCCTGGAAAAAATACAGCAGGTAACCCCTCTAGAACAGATCAGCCTGCTGGTTTTAACCCACGGGCATTATGACCATGTGGGATATGCCGCGGAACTGCAACAAAATTATGGGGTGAAAATTCTGATGCACGCTGATGACCAGAAGTTGGTGGAAAATGGGAAAATGGATTTTCCACCAGCTAACAACAAAATAGGCAAACTAATCCGATGGTATCACCTGCGGAAACGGAGCAAAAAAATATATCCCCCATTCCATCCAGATATCGTCATCAACCAACAAACCAAGTTAGAGGAGTTCCCTGAATTGGAATTTCTTCCGTTACCTGGACACACCATGGGCTCCATTGGGGTGGTTTATGGGGAAATTCTGTTTGCAGGGGATTTGATGATGAACTTGTTTTCCCCATCCCCGTCCTGGTTCGCGGAAGATTTTGAATTGTTGGCCCAATCCATGGATACAGTCAAAAACCGGAAACTCTCCATGATCTACCCTGGCCACGGGAAACGCTTCCCTCTCAGGGCACTTCTTTAA
- a CDS encoding glycosyltransferase family 2 protein, with protein MKKLRILVIIPAYNEQESIQNTVENLKQACSTMEHQVDYVVINDGSKDNTLNILKQNHFSFIDLPVNLGIGGGMQTGYLYAYQNNYDIAIQLDGDGQHDPHYIQKLIQPLVNGQADMAIGSRYIEKTGFQSTGMRQLGIKIISTSLKILCRSKVLDVTSGFRACNKKLIHFFVDHYAQDYPEPEAIISVIRNGYKIEEVPVVMNERQGGTSSISGFKSIYYMCKVELALLIQAIRKKGE; from the coding sequence ATGAAGAAGCTTCGTATTTTGGTGATTATTCCTGCTTATAACGAACAGGAAAGCATCCAAAACACAGTGGAAAACCTAAAACAAGCCTGTAGTACCATGGAACATCAAGTGGATTATGTGGTAATCAACGATGGCTCCAAAGATAATACACTTAATATATTAAAACAAAACCATTTTTCATTTATTGACTTGCCTGTGAACCTGGGGATTGGCGGCGGAATGCAAACAGGATATTTGTACGCCTACCAAAACAATTATGACATTGCCATCCAACTAGATGGAGATGGCCAGCATGACCCACATTATATCCAAAAATTAATTCAACCTTTGGTGAATGGACAAGCTGACATGGCAATTGGTTCCCGCTATATTGAAAAAACAGGATTCCAGTCCACTGGGATGCGTCAATTGGGGATTAAAATCATCAGCACCAGCTTAAAAATCCTCTGCCGCTCCAAAGTATTGGATGTAACCAGCGGATTCCGTGCCTGCAATAAAAAATTAATCCACTTTTTTGTGGACCATTATGCCCAGGATTATCCGGAACCAGAAGCGATTATCTCTGTCATCCGCAATGGGTATAAAATTGAAGAAGTGCCTGTGGTAATGAACGAACGCCAAGGAGGAACCTCCTCTATTTCCGGCTTTAAGTCTATTTACTATATGTGCAAAGTAGAACTGGCGTTGCTCATCCAGGCAATCCGTAAAAAGGGGGAATAA
- the rpsB gene encoding 30S ribosomal protein S2: protein MAVVSMKQLLEAGVHFGHQTRRWNPKMARYIFTERNGIYIIDLQKTVKKLEEAYNFINEVAANGEEILFVGTKKQAAESVKEEAERCGMHFVNARWLGGMMTNFKTIRTRIDRLAQLRKMEEDGTFDLLPKKEVTKLNLEIEKLEKFLGGIKNMKKLPGALFVVDPRKEKIAVAEAKKLGIPVVAIVDTNCDPDEIDYVIPGNDDAIRAVKLISSVMANAVLEAKQGAAEAVDAEAVEAAEAETAEAEATEAE from the coding sequence ATGGCAGTAGTATCTATGAAACAACTACTTGAAGCAGGTGTGCACTTTGGCCACCAAACAAGAAGATGGAACCCTAAAATGGCTCGTTACATCTTTACTGAAAGAAATGGTATCTATATCATTGACTTGCAGAAAACAGTAAAAAAATTGGAAGAAGCTTATAACTTCATCAACGAAGTTGCTGCAAACGGCGAAGAAATCCTGTTTGTTGGTACCAAAAAACAGGCTGCTGAATCCGTAAAAGAAGAAGCAGAACGTTGCGGCATGCACTTTGTAAACGCAAGATGGCTGGGTGGTATGATGACCAACTTTAAAACCATCCGCACCAGAATTGACCGTTTGGCTCAACTGCGCAAAATGGAAGAAGATGGCACATTTGACCTGTTGCCTAAAAAAGAAGTAACAAAACTGAACCTGGAAATTGAAAAACTGGAAAAATTCCTGGGCGGTATTAAAAATATGAAAAAATTGCCTGGCGCTCTGTTTGTAGTAGACCCACGCAAAGAAAAAATCGCTGTAGCAGAAGCAAAAAAATTGGGCATCCCAGTTGTTGCGATTGTTGACACCAACTGTGACCCAGATGAAATTGATTACGTAATTCCAGGTAACGATGACGCAATCCGTGCTGTAAAACTGATCTCCAGCGTTATGGCAAATGCTGTATTAGAAGCAAAACAGGGTGCTGCAGAAGCTGTTGACGCAGAAGCTGTAGAAGCAGCGGAAGCAGAAACTGCAGAAGCAGAAGCTACCGAAGCAGAATAA
- the glyA gene encoding serine hydroxymethyltransferase has product MYENMMDTIGFVTEADPEVGQAMEQELKRQRRNLELIASENIVSPAVMAAMGSVLTNKYAEGYPAKRYYGGCEAVDIVENIARDRAKTLFGAKFANVQAHSGAQANTAVYFALLQPGDTVMGMSLAHGGHLTHGSPVNLSGKYFNFVSYGLDVNTGRIDYDKVREMALEHKPKLIVAGASAYPREIDFAKIGEIAKEIGAYFMVDMAHIAGLVAAGLHQSPVPYADVVTTTTHKTLRGPRGGLILTNDEELAKKIDKAIFPGTQGGPLMHTIAAKAVCFGEALKPEFRAYQEQVKKNAAALAEGLVKRGFDLVSNGTDNHLMLVDLRKFNITGKELEHNLDAVYITVNKNAIPDDPQSPFVTSGIRIGTPAVTTRGLNEADMDVIAECIYLVASDFEANQEKVRNMVTEICNKYPLYE; this is encoded by the coding sequence ATGTACGAAAATATGATGGATACCATTGGGTTTGTAACGGAGGCTGACCCAGAGGTTGGGCAGGCAATGGAACAGGAATTAAAACGCCAGCGCAGGAACCTGGAGCTGATTGCCAGCGAAAATATTGTATCGCCAGCAGTAATGGCGGCAATGGGTTCTGTGTTAACCAATAAATACGCGGAAGGCTACCCAGCAAAACGCTACTACGGTGGATGTGAAGCGGTGGACATTGTGGAAAATATCGCGAGAGACCGTGCAAAAACCCTGTTTGGCGCGAAGTTTGCCAATGTACAGGCACATTCCGGCGCCCAGGCAAATACCGCTGTATACTTTGCACTGTTGCAGCCAGGGGATACCGTAATGGGAATGAGCCTAGCTCATGGTGGACATTTAACCCATGGTTCTCCAGTAAACCTTTCCGGAAAATACTTCAACTTTGTTTCCTATGGTTTGGATGTCAACACAGGTAGAATTGACTATGATAAAGTGCGGGAAATGGCTTTGGAACACAAACCAAAATTGATTGTTGCCGGTGCCAGCGCTTACCCACGGGAAATTGATTTTGCGAAAATCGGTGAAATTGCCAAAGAAATTGGGGCATACTTTATGGTGGATATGGCTCATATTGCCGGTTTGGTTGCGGCAGGGCTGCATCAGTCCCCAGTGCCATACGCGGATGTGGTTACTACCACTACCCATAAAACCCTCCGTGGACCACGTGGCGGCTTAATTTTAACCAACGATGAGGAACTGGCAAAGAAAATTGATAAAGCCATCTTCCCAGGTACACAGGGCGGCCCATTGATGCACACCATCGCAGCAAAAGCCGTTTGCTTTGGAGAAGCCTTAAAACCAGAATTCCGTGCTTATCAGGAACAAGTAAAGAAAAACGCGGCAGCGTTGGCAGAAGGTCTGGTAAAACGTGGTTTTGACCTGGTTTCCAACGGAACAGACAACCACTTGATGCTGGTTGATTTAAGAAAATTCAATATTACCGGGAAAGAACTGGAACACAACCTGGATGCAGTTTATATTACTGTAAACAAAAATGCCATTCCAGACGACCCACAAAGCCCATTTGTAACCAGCGGTATCCGCATTGGTACCCCAGCGGTTACCACCAGGGGCTTAAACGAAGCGGATATGGATGTGATTGCGGAATGTATCTACCTGGTTGCAAGCGACTTTGAGGCAAACCAAGAAAAAGTCCGCAACATGGTAACAGAAATCTGTAATAAATACCCATTATATGAATAA
- the sigG gene encoding RNA polymerase sporulation sigma factor SigG, with product MYVNKVEICGINTSSLKVLKEKEKMELLQQMKRGENPKLAREKLINGNLKLVLSVIQRFTNRGENLDDLFQVGCIGLMKAIDHFNTDLDVKFSTYAVPMIIGEIRRYLRDYNAIRVSRSLKDTAYKAMQAKEALTARNSTEPTIEEIAKEMGAKREDVVLALEAIVDPVSLYEPVYSDGGDTIYVMDQIGDQSDDSNWLDEISIKESIQKLNDREKKILSLRFFNGKTQVEVADEIGISQAQVSRLEKSALDKIKNNL from the coding sequence ATGTATGTAAATAAAGTAGAAATTTGTGGAATTAATACTTCCTCTTTAAAGGTACTAAAAGAAAAAGAGAAAATGGAACTACTACAACAGATGAAACGGGGAGAAAACCCAAAGCTTGCCCGGGAAAAGTTGATTAATGGCAACCTAAAACTGGTATTGAGTGTGATACAGCGGTTCACCAACCGAGGGGAAAACCTGGACGACCTATTCCAGGTAGGGTGCATTGGGCTAATGAAAGCCATCGACCATTTTAATACAGATTTAGATGTAAAATTTTCTACCTATGCAGTACCCATGATTATTGGGGAAATCCGCCGGTATCTCCGGGATTACAACGCCATCCGGGTCAGCCGTTCCCTGAAAGATACCGCCTACAAAGCTATGCAGGCAAAGGAAGCACTAACCGCCCGGAATTCCACCGAGCCAACCATCGAGGAAATTGCCAAGGAAATGGGGGCAAAACGGGAGGATGTGGTGTTGGCATTAGAGGCGATTGTGGACCCGGTTTCCCTCTACGAGCCAGTTTATTCTGACGGTGGAGATACCATCTATGTGATGGACCAGATTGGGGACCAGTCGGACGACTCCAACTGGCTGGATGAAATCTCGATTAAAGAATCCATCCAAAAACTAAATGACCGGGAAAAGAAAATCCTCTCCCTCCGTTTTTTCAACGGAAAGACTCAGGTGGAAGTGGCGGACGAAATCGGAATTTCCCAGGCACAGGTTTCACGGCTGGAAAAAAGCGCGCTGGATAAAATCAAAAACAACCTGTAG